Proteins found in one archaeon genomic segment:
- a CDS encoding J domain-containing protein, with protein sequence MTGRDFYAVLGVAKTALVDEIKEAYRRLAAQYHPDRNRSPEAEERFKEVSEAYSVLSNSDKRTLYDALGPDKYDDPREVLLYRLNKEAVRREAKREDDAWRSTRRNDGAETTGVLLFFLLTFDFVIPPSVSGHWYFVFNGFILLCLAISVHEWVRL encoded by the coding sequence ATGACGGGCAGAGACTTCTATGCAGTCCTTGGCGTCGCGAAGACTGCACTCGTCGACGAAATCAAGGAGGCGTACAGGAGGCTGGCCGCCCAGTACCACCCGGATAGGAACAGATCCCCAGAGGCTGAGGAGAGATTCAAAGAGGTCTCGGAGGCCTACTCCGTCCTTTCCAACTCCGATAAGAGAACCCTATATGATGCGCTCGGCCCCGACAAGTATGACGACCCGCGAGAGGTCCTGCTCTACAGGCTGAACAAGGAGGCTGTCAGACGAGAGGCAAAGAGAGAGGACGACGCGTGGAGATCTACGAGGCGGAACGATGGGGCTGAGACGACGGGAGTGCTTCTCTTCTTCCTCTTAACTTTCGACTTCGTGATCCCTCCTTCGGTGTCAGGTCATTGGTATTTCGTGTTCAATGGCTTCATCCTCCTCTGCCTGGCTATCTCCGTTCACGAATGGGTGAGACTCTGA